Proteins encoded together in one Qingshengfaniella alkalisoli window:
- the trpB gene encoding tryptophan synthase subunit beta has product MAEDLINSFMTGPDEKGRFGDFGGRFVSETLMPLILELEQQYEYAKTDESFWAEMDDLWTHYVGRPSPLYFAERLTEHLGGAKVYLKRDELNHTGAHKINNVLGQILLARRMGKTRIIAETGAGQHGVATATVCAKFGLKCVVYMGAHDVERQSPNVFRMKLLGAEVVPVTSGRGTLKDAMNDALRDWVTNVRDTFYCIGTVAGPHPYPAMVRDFQAIIGKEAKEQMQKAEGRLPDTVIAAIGGGSNAMGLFFPFLDDKEVRIIGVEAGGKGVNEKMEHCASLTGGRPGVLHGNRTYLLQDDDGQILEGFSISAGLDYPGIGPEHAWLHEIGRAEYVAITDKEALEAFQLSCSLEGIIPALEPSHALAHVMKIAPDLPKDHIICMNMCGRGDKDIFTVAKALGVDL; this is encoded by the coding sequence ATGGCCGAAGATCTCATCAACAGCTTCATGACAGGCCCCGACGAAAAGGGCCGGTTCGGAGATTTCGGCGGGCGCTTCGTGTCGGAAACGCTGATGCCGCTGATCCTGGAACTGGAACAGCAATACGAGTATGCCAAGACCGATGAAAGTTTCTGGGCCGAGATGGACGATCTGTGGACCCATTACGTCGGACGCCCCTCGCCGCTCTATTTCGCGGAACGACTGACGGAACATCTGGGCGGTGCCAAGGTCTATCTCAAGCGCGACGAACTGAACCATACAGGCGCGCACAAGATCAACAACGTGCTGGGCCAGATCCTTCTGGCACGGCGCATGGGCAAAACCCGCATCATCGCCGAAACCGGCGCGGGCCAGCACGGCGTGGCCACGGCAACCGTTTGCGCGAAGTTCGGTCTCAAATGCGTTGTGTACATGGGCGCGCATGACGTGGAACGCCAATCCCCCAACGTCTTCCGCATGAAGCTGCTGGGCGCCGAAGTCGTTCCCGTCACCTCGGGGCGCGGCACGCTGAAGGATGCGATGAACGATGCGCTGCGTGACTGGGTGACCAACGTACGCGACACGTTCTACTGCATCGGTACGGTCGCTGGCCCGCACCCCTACCCTGCAATGGTCCGTGACTTTCAGGCTATCATCGGCAAGGAAGCCAAGGAACAGATGCAGAAGGCAGAAGGTCGCCTGCCCGACACCGTAATCGCCGCCATCGGCGGTGGCTCGAACGCCATGGGGCTGTTCTTTCCGTTTCTGGACGACAAGGAAGTTCGCATCATCGGCGTCGAAGCCGGCGGCAAGGGCGTCAACGAGAAGATGGAACACTGCGCCAGTCTGACCGGCGGGCGTCCGGGCGTTCTGCACGGCAACCGCACCTATCTGTTGCAGGATGACGACGGGCAGATCCTCGAAGGGTTCTCCATCTCGGCGGGTCTCGACTATCCGGGGATCGGTCCCGAACATGCTTGGCTGCACGAAATCGGCCGCGCCGAATATGTCGCGATCACCGACAAGGAAGCACTGGAAGCCTTCCAGCTGTCCTGTTCTCTGGAAGGTATCATCCCCGCGCTGGAGCCGAGCCACGCGCTGGCCCATGTGATGAAGATCGCACCGGACCTGCCGAAGGACCACATCATCTGCATGAATATGTGTGGCCGCGGCGACAAGGACATCTTCACGGTAGCAAAAGCGCTTGGCGTCGATCTCTGA